From Brassica oleracea var. oleracea cultivar TO1000 chromosome C3, BOL, whole genome shotgun sequence, a single genomic window includes:
- the LOC106331164 gene encoding uncharacterized protein LOC106331164, translated as MTKRFKMGNFIWVACVISGEDHEEGNFIWVAISGEGHEVWFNSGLVKAVHTLLPKAEHRQCCRHIYENWRKCGKDLRLQRFFWFIARSYTPGMFNYNMDELKNYDPGAHASLIKTKPETWSRAFFKIGSYCNDNLNNLCESFNKTIREPRKKPVLDMLEEIRRQCMTRNYNRSKMAKDRKARFTPKTHKELDRVEKKSKECSLRWAFGPETEVDDRDQSYVVNLENETCACRSWQMNGIPCIHAAKVILGVGRKLSEFVAPFYTTSKWRETYSFGIRPVNGMIEWPRTNRLGVIPPPNRNGKPGRPKNHDRKKGTNETVSTTKLSRANRVMTCSNCKEEGHYKNTCRKAFVESPPKKPRGRPRKYQGLHFGESQAQSSEAQTSQNQSSQAQASPWEVPQSSEGQSSQAEASQTAAWGRWFF; from the exons ATGACGAAGCGGTTCAAGATGGGGAACTTCATATGGGTCGCATGCGTCATCTCCGGAGAAGACCACGAGGAGGGGAACTTCATATGGGTCGCCATCTCCGGTGAAGGCCACGAGGTGTGGTTCAACTCT GGATTAGTAAAGGCAGTTCATACCCTCCTTCCAAAAGCTGAGCATAGACAGTGTTGTCGCCATATTTACGAGAACTGGAGGAAATGTGGAAAAGATCTAAGGTTACAGAGGTTCTTTTGGTTCATTGCAAGGAGCTACACTCCTGGTATGTTCAACTACAACATGGATGAGCTTAAGAACTATGATCCAGGCGCACATGCATCTTTGATAAAGACAAAGCCAGAGACTTGGTCTAGAGCTTTCTTCAAGATAGGCTCCTACTGCAATGATAATCTGAACAACTTGTGTGAGTCCTTCAACAAGACCATCAGGGAGCCTAGGAAGAAACCTGTGCTAGACATGTTAGAGGAGATAAGGCGCCAATGTATGACTAGGAACTACAATAGGTCTAAGATGGCTAAGGACAGGAAGGCTAGGTTCACCCCGAAGACACATAAAGAGTTAGACAGGGTTGAGAAGAAGTCAAAAGAATGTAGTCTGCGTTGGGCATTTGGGCCAGAGACTGAGGTGGATGATAGAGACCAGTCATATGTGGTGAATTTGGAGAATGAGACTTGTGCATGTCGAAGCTGGCAAATGAATGGTATTCCATGCATCCATGCTGCTAAGGTCATCCTTGGCGTGGGAAGAAAACTCTCTGAATTTGTTGCTCCTTTCTACACAACCTCTAAGTGGCGTGAAACCTACAGTTTTGGGATCAGACCTGTAAATGGGATGATAGAGTGGCCTCGGACCAATAGATTAGGTGTGATTCCACCACCTAATCGAAATGGCAAGCCTGGTAGGCCTAAAAACCATGATCGAAAGAAGGGAACCAATGAGACAGTGTCTACTACCAAGCTGAGTCGTGCGAACAGGGTAATGACATGCTCTAATTGCAAAGAAGAAGGGCACTACAAGAATACATGTCGGAAGGCTTTTGTTGAGAGCCCACCTAAGAAACCAAGAGGCAGACCAAGGAAATATCAG GGACTACACTTTGGCGAGTCACAAGCTCAATCCTCAGAAGCTCAAACCTCACAAAATCAATCCTCACAAGCTCAAGCATCACCATGGGAAGTTCCTCAATCTTCAGAAGGTCAATCCTCACAAGCTGAAGCATCACAGACAGCAGCGTGGGGAAGATGGTTTTTTTAG
- the LOC106336438 gene encoding uncharacterized protein LOC106336438 encodes MNRVLLIAVVALALVASSALLPVGAKKPLSSAPRKEDVPYIKCQVCEKLASRLHQLVKEKQVEISPKKISEYEIIEIAENVCNLKKEEADWMLKIDIVEKGDKLQLVEQEEEGMCNSECKTIEAACQKVIGYSDTDVAEYIYKSKPDLASLVNHLCKDLTDACTKNPPPVPKDRVRGEPFVAKPSKDAEMDKMMRSMQGIPGAPGMKVYSREDLEKYKANPEKFGTEDEDGDDDDEDEEEDDKFPKNLGKVLKETKKEEWKKTVTKLLKKKSEALRGHAQKVSNRVRRWWKGVSSKKSKSGKSEL; translated from the exons ATGAATCGAGTTCTTCTGATAGCTGTAGTAGCATTAGCTCTCGTAGCTTCGTCGGCGTTATTACCTGTGGGCGCGAAGAAGCCCTTGTCGTCGGCTCCGAGAAAGGAGGATGTTCCGTATATCAAGTGCCAGGTGTGCGAGAAGCTAGCGTCGAGGTTGCATCAGCTAGTGAAGGAGAAGCAAGTAGAGATCTCTCCCAAGAAG ATCTCGGAGTATGAGATCATTGAGATTGCTGAGAATGTGTGCAACTTGAAGAAAGAGGAAGCTGATTGGATGCTTAAGATTGATATTGTTGAGAAAGGTGATAAGCTACAG CTGGTTGAACAAGAAGAAGAAGGGATGTGCAATTCTGAGTGCAAGACCATCGAGGCTGCTTGTCAAAAG GTAATTGGTTACTCAGACACTGACGTTGCCGAGTATATATACAAGTCTAAGCCTGATCTTGCTTCACTTGTTAACCATCTATGCAAAGACCTGACCGATGCTTGTACCAAGAACCCTCCTCCCGTTCCAAAG GATCGAGTTCGTGGAGAACCATTTGTGGCAAAACCATCAAAAGATGCTGAAATGGACAAGATGATGAGATCTATGCAG GGGATACCAGGAGCACCTGGCATGAAGGTATACTCTAGGGAAGATTTAGAGAAGTACAAAGCAAACCCGGAAAAGTTCGGTACTGAAGATGAAGATGGTGACGACGATGATGAAGATGAGGAAGAGGATGACAAGTTCCCCAAGAACTTG GGGAAAGTCTTGAAAGAGACAAAAAAGGAAGAATGGAAGAAGACAGTCACTAAGTTACTTAAGAAGAAAAGTGAAGCTCTGAGGGGACATGCACAGAAAGTGTCCAACCGGGTCCGGAGATGGTGGAAAGGAGTTAGTTCAAAGAAATCTAAATCCGGAAAGTCTGAGCTGTAG
- the LOC106336439 gene encoding uncharacterized protein LOC106336439, whose amino-acid sequence MASKLIQVQSKACEASKFVAKHGTCYYRQLLEKNNHFIQEPATVDKCQELSKQLLYTRLASIPKRYETFWKELDYAKNLWKNRSDLKVEDAGIAALFGLECFAWYCAGEITGRGFTFTGYYP is encoded by the exons ATGGCGTCGAAGTTGATACAAGTTCAATCAAAGGCATGCGAGGCTTCAAAGTTTGTGGCGAAGCATGGCACTTGTTACTACAGGCAGTTGCTTGAGAAGAACAATCACTTTATCCAAGAACCCGCCACTGTGGACAAGTGCCAAGAGTTGTCTAAGCAGCTTCTCTACACCCGTCTTGCTAG CATTCCAAAACGCTATGAAACCTTCTGGAAGGAACTAGACTACGCAAAGAACTTATGGAAGAACAGAAGCGATCTGAAGGTAGAAGATGCTGGAATCGCTGCTTTGTTTGGTCTTGAATGCTTTGCCTGGTACTGCGCAGGAGAAATCACTGGCAGAGGCTTCACCTTCACCGGCTATTACCCTTGA